AACCGAACGCCACCGCCGGATGGATGTCCATCGTGCGGGCGCTGATCCGCGGGGCGAAGTAGTAGTTCTCGATCTGCTGGTACACGGTCGCGAAGATGATGACCCACACGGCGTCGAGCGGCTGGTCGGACAGCACCGCGATCAGCCCGGGCAGGGCCACCGCCAGGTACGTGCCCACCGTGGGGATGAACTGGCTGATCAAGCCCATCCACAGCGCCAGTGGCAGCCAGTAGTCCAGGCCGATGATGATGAAGAAGAGCCCGGAGAACAGTGCCGAGATGCCGGCCAGACCGAGCCGGGAGATCACGAACCCGCCGGCCTTGTCCGTGGCGATCTGCCACACGTCGTGGAAGACGGCCTGCTGCTTGGTGGGCAGCAGGGACGCCACATGCTTGCGCAGCCGCGGTCCGTCGGCGGCGAAGTAGAACGCGAACAGCAGCAGCGTGAAGCCCTGGAAGACGACCCCGATCGCCGAGCTCAGCACCCCGAGCACACCGCCGGCGGCTTGGCTGGCGAACTTGCCCACGGTCTGCGGCGTGAGGTTCAGTTGATTCTTGATGGTCGCCGGGTCGAGACCGAGGTTGAACCGGGCGTTGAGCCAATCGATGACGTTCTGCACGATCGACGGGGCGGCCTGTACCAGCGACGTGATCTGGGAGGCGAACAACTGGCCGAAGGCGACGAAGAACACCGCGGCGAACACCCCCAGCATGATGAACACGAACATCGTGCCCAGTCCGCGCGGCCACCCCCAGCTGTCGTGTAGGCGGGTGACGATGGGGTCGATCGCCAGGCCCAGCAGCCATGCCAGCAGCAACAAGAAGAGGAAGTCCCCCAGGGCCTTCCACGCCCACAGGAACACCATGAACACCGCCAGCAGGACGATCACGCCCAGAGCCGAGCGCCGGACCCAGCCCGGATCGAGCCGGACCTGCACCGTCGGCACCTTGTCGTCGTGTTCAGCCACGAGCCCCACCGTACCCACGCTGCACACGATTGCGGTGGTGGCGCGGCACAATGAAGCGTGGCCACCCGCATCGAGGACGTTGCCGTGGTGCTGCGTGCCTACCCGCTGGGGGAGGCAGATCGCATCCTCAGCCTGCTCACCGAGGAGAACGGCGTGGTGCGGGCCGTGGCCAAGGGCGTCCGCAAGCCGTCGTCGCGGTTCGGGTCCCGCTTGCAGCCGCTGAACCACGTGCACGTCGTGATGTACGCCGGGCGCAGCCTTGCCACGATCAGCGCGGTGGATTCGGTGCGGTTGTACGGGTCGCTGATCGCCGGGGACTACGTCCGCTGGTCGGCAGGGCATGTCCTGGCCGAGGCGACCGAACGGCTGGTCAGTGAGGAGATGGAGCCGGCGAGGCCGCAGTACCGGTTGCTGATCAGCGGGCTGGCCGCCCTGGCCGATCAGCAGCGCGACCCGCGGTTGGTCATCGATGCGTTCCTCCTGCGCTCGCTGGCGACCGGGGGCTGGGCGCCGAGTTTCTCGGATTGCGCCCAGTGCGGTGCCCAGGGCCCGCACCCGTGGATCCACCTGGCCTCCGGCGGTTCGGTGTGCCAGGACTGCCGGCCCGCCGGCGCGGTGTCGATCAGCCCGGCGACGTGCGCCTTGCTGGGAGCGCTGCTCAGCGGTGACTGGGACCTGGCCGGGCGGGCGGGAACGACAGCCCGGCGGGCGGCGTCCGGCGTGGTGGCCGCGTACCTGCAACTGCACCTCGAGCGGGATCTGCGGTCGTTGCCC
This genomic window from Micrococcales bacterium contains:
- a CDS encoding AI-2E family transporter, with protein sequence MAEHDDKVPTVQVRLDPGWVRRSALGVIVLLAVFMVFLWAWKALGDFLFLLLLAWLLGLAIDPIVTRLHDSWGWPRGLGTMFVFIMLGVFAAVFFVAFGQLFASQITSLVQAAPSIVQNVIDWLNARFNLGLDPATIKNQLNLTPQTVGKFASQAAGGVLGVLSSAIGVVFQGFTLLLFAFYFAADGPRLRKHVASLLPTKQQAVFHDVWQIATDKAGGFVISRLGLAGISALFSGLFFIIIGLDYWLPLALWMGLISQFIPTVGTYLAVALPGLIAVLSDQPLDAVWVIIFATVYQQIENYYFAPRISARTMDIHPAVAFGSVIAGAALFGPIGALIGIPVAAAVLAFAQVYTRRYELIPELEDDEESETQPA
- the recO gene encoding DNA repair protein RecO; amino-acid sequence: MEDVAVVLRAYPLGEADRILSLLTEENGVVRAVAKGVRKPSSRFGSRLQPLNHVHVVMYAGRSLATISAVDSVRLYGSLIAGDYVRWSAGHVLAEATERLVSEEMEPARPQYRLLISGLAALADQQRDPRLVIDAFLLRSLATGGWAPSFSDCAQCGAQGPHPWIHLASGGSVCQDCRPAGAVSISPATCALLGALLSGDWDLAGRAGTTARRAASGVVAAYLQLHLERDLRSLPIADKAWLSELSVKLTAEQDVVA